A genomic region of Actinomycetes bacterium contains the following coding sequences:
- a CDS encoding GlcNAc-PI de-N-acetylase — MPTLVCFHAHPDDEAIATGGLMAQTKAAGGRVVLVVATRGERGEPQPGVLGEGEALWERRIPETFAAAEVLGVDRVEFLGYVDSGMMGEPSNDFPYSFWQADLEQAANRLAAILAEEEADVLTVYDDNGGYGHPDHIQVHRVGTRAAELADVPRVLQATMNRDQIRRAMAEQAIALAEEAADGADVPEPDDNFGKPEAELTHGLDVTAETGLKRKAMAAHASQISPESWFLQLDDEMFSVAFGTEWFIESGKSRGQGEEMRASVW; from the coding sequence GTGCCAACACTGGTCTGCTTCCATGCCCATCCCGACGACGAGGCCATAGCCACCGGTGGCCTGATGGCCCAGACCAAGGCGGCCGGTGGCCGCGTGGTGCTGGTCGTCGCCACCCGCGGTGAGCGCGGTGAGCCGCAACCGGGAGTACTCGGCGAAGGGGAGGCCCTCTGGGAACGGCGGATCCCCGAGACGTTCGCGGCAGCCGAGGTGCTCGGCGTCGACCGGGTGGAGTTTCTCGGCTACGTCGACAGCGGAATGATGGGCGAGCCCTCCAACGACTTCCCGTACAGCTTCTGGCAGGCCGACCTGGAACAGGCCGCCAACCGGCTGGCGGCCATCCTGGCTGAGGAAGAGGCCGACGTGCTGACCGTCTACGACGACAACGGCGGCTACGGACACCCGGACCACATCCAGGTGCACCGCGTGGGTACCCGTGCCGCAGAACTGGCGGATGTGCCTCGAGTGCTGCAGGCCACCATGAACCGCGACCAGATCCGCAGGGCCATGGCCGAGCAGGCCATCGCCCTTGCAGAGGAGGCTGCCGACGGGGCGGACGTGCCCGAGCCCGACGACAATTTCGGCAAGCCCGAGGCTGAGCTCACCCACGGTCTGGACGTGACCGCGGAGACCGGGCTCAAGCGCAAGGCGATGGCCGCGCATGCGAGCCAGATCTCACCCGAGTCCTGGTTCCTGCAACTCGACGACGAGATGTTCTCGGTGGCGTTCGGCACCGAGT